In a single window of the Gossypium hirsutum isolate 1008001.06 chromosome A13, Gossypium_hirsutum_v2.1, whole genome shotgun sequence genome:
- the LOC107943611 gene encoding pentatricopeptide repeat-containing protein At4g01400, mitochondrial-like: MCPVFKSTATVAVANSFPYVSLETDILLFLPHPHSQIRWFQALLSCQQPSHSSQIRSKSMSTLFSYLIKIYAEADLSQKALNVFYKMLEFNVKPLHRHLNHILELLVSHHDFIMPVFDLFKIAYKYGVFPNTKSYNILMGAFCLNGDLSIAYKLFKKLFERGVMPDIESYRILMQRVCKKSQVNRAVDLLEDMLNKRFVPDSLSYTTLLNSLCRKKKLREGRAMDAVKVFAQPLQWKKSYQLLRNFRFQDNFKLGYQWYRPCLYHCNFSCCYDKLPACHHFFLGYVNLVNYTISGR, translated from the coding sequence ATGTGTCCAGTTTTCAAATCAACGGCAACCGTCGCTGTCGCCAATAGCTTCCCCTACGTGAGTCTTGAAACTGATATCTTACTCTTCCTTCCTCATCCTCATTCTCAAATTCGGTGGTTCCAAGCACTTCTATCTTGTCAACAACCTTCTCATTCGTCTCAAATCCGATCAAAATCTATGTCGACTCTCTTTTCTTACCTCATCAAAATCTATGCTGAAGCTGATTTATCCCAGAAAGCTCTCAATGTGTTCTACAAAATGCTTGAATTCAATGTTAAGCCTTTACACAGACACTTAAATCATATCCTCGAGCTACTTGTTTCTCATCATGACTTCATCATGCCTGTTTTCGACCTTTTCAAGATTGCCTATAAATACGGTGTTTTCCCCAATACCAAATCTTACAACATTTTGATGGGAGCATTTTGTTTGAATGGGGACTTAAGTATTGCGTACAAACTGTTCAAAAAATTGTTTGAGAGAGGTGTTATGCCTGATATCGAGTCTTATAGGATATTAATGCAAAGGGTATGCAAGAAGAGTCAAGTGAATAGAGCTGTAGATTTGCTAGAAGATATGTTGAATAAAAGATTTGTACCAGATTCATTGAGTTATACTACTTTGTTGAATAGTTTGTGTAGGAAGAAGAAGCTTAGAGAAGGAAGAGCTATGGATGCTGTTAAGGTTTTTGCACAGCCATTACAGTGGAAGAAATCATATCAACTGTTGAGAAATTTTAGATTTCAGGATAACTTTAAGCTTGGATATCAATGGTATCGCCCTTGTTTATACCACTGCAACTTTAGCTGCTGCTACGACAAGTTGCCTGCCTGTCATCACTTTTTTCTTGGCTatgttaatttggtaaattaCACCATCAGTGGCCGATGA
- the LOC107952990 gene encoding eukaryotic translation initiation factor 3 subunit G, with the protein MATEATKQTKFRWADIEDNDAEDLTYLLPPKEVIGPDKNGIKKVIEYKFNEEGKQVRVTTTIRVRKMAVDSPSKERILERRSWAKFGSAMGDEDDDSRLTMVSTEEISLERRGSKVEEPKVAAEHSLAQQAKNGAVLMLCRTCGKKGDHWTARCPYKDQAPPPANGTVDKPPASETSSGKTAYVPPSKRGAGAKRNGTDMKHRDEENTIRFTNLSEDAMESDLRELVAPFGPVSRVHVGIDRKTGMCRGFGYVNFVKKEDAERAVLKLNGYGYDSLILRVEWADPRTN; encoded by the exons ATGGCAACTGAAGCTACCAAGCAAACAAAGTTCCGATGGGCGGATATTGAAGATAACGACGCCGAGGATTTGACTTACTTATTACCACCGAAGGAAGTAATCGGCCCCGACAAGAACGGGATCAAGAAGGTGATTGAGTATAAGTTCAACGAAGAAGGGAAACAAGTCAGAGTCACGACGACGATCCGAGTCCGAAAAATGGCCGTCGATTCTCCAAGCAAGGAACGGATATTGGAGCGAAGGTCTTGGGCTAAATTTGGAAGTGCTATgggtgatgaagatgatgatagcCGACTCACTATGGTTTCTACTGAAGAAATCTCCCTTGAACGACGCG GTAGCAAAGTAGAAGAACCAAAGGTTGCTGCCGAACATTCTTTAGCTCAACAAGCCAAAAACGGTGCCGTTCTCATGCTGTGTAGAACATGCGGCAAAAAAGGCGATCACTGGACTGCGAGGTGTCCGTACAAGGATCAAGCTCCACCACCAGCCAATGGAACCGTCGACAAACCTCCGGCATCTGAAACCAGTTCCGGCAAGACTGCCTACGTTCCTCCAAGTAAGAGAGGCGCCGGAGCGAAGAGAAACGGAACCGATATGAAACACAGGGACGAGGAGAATACTATTCGGTTCACTAACCTCTCGGAGGATGCTATGGAATCCGATTTGCGTGAACTTGTCGCACCGTTCGGTCCGGTGAGCCGGGTTCACGTGGGGATTGATCGGAAAACCGGGATGTGTAGGGGATTTGGTTACGTCAATTTTGTGAAGAAGGAAGATGCCGAAAGAGCGGTATTGAAGCTAAATGGTTATGGATATGATAGTCTCATATTGAGGGTTGAATGGGCCGATCCAAGAACCAATTAg